taaCTTTATCTAAATTAGCCCAGTAAGaacttccctccatctcttccactgcagttttcatttctggCCCTCCGTCTGAATTTAACATCACGTGACTGAAAACAACCTATTTAACGTACAGACATGACTCTGCAAGAAAGcagatatttcccaaaatgtcaaactattcctcgAAATTTAATGTAGAGTGATGGTTTCTGACATGTGGGACAATCGGCCAACTTTTATTTGCTGAACAGATCTTTAAATCCACTAAATGCAGCAGAATACTGGGAAGCCGATAGAAGTCTTCTGAATAGAAACCCAGGTGCTGCATGGAGACTTGTGAGCCCTCTCTCATTTATgtacagtctgtctgtgtcagtgcgTGGAAATTGAAATGGTAAACCAGTCAGGACAAACCAGTGAAAGTGGTGACTAAAACAAAACGGTCTGGTGAAACAGCTGTTCGATCATAAAGGTGCAGAAATCCTCCAACACGCTTACAGTGAGCAGAGCGTCCCAACAGTTTTATGATTTCAGAGAGTCGACTGTGACGTTTTAtggcacagaaacagaaacaaaggcaGTAAAACCAGACAAGGCAACCGAACCGATTGTGTGATTTTTCAGGCCAGTCGCAGGCGATCTGGTGCATGAAGAATCCGACCAGTTCATCCCGTGAGTCTGTTAACTCTGCAGAGTCTGAAGCCGAAGCAGCGACTGGCCGGAGCTCATTTCTATAGTGTTGGTTCAGAGGTCCTGGTCTGACTGTAGTGTTGGTAGTTCAGACTCAGTCAGTTTCTCCAGGGTTGGTTAGATTGTCAGATTCTGGTCATTTCATCTTCTTCTGCAGAGAGCTTGTCGGTAATTTTCCGCCTGAGCTCCAGTAGAAGCTTTGGCAAAGTTTTTCAGTTCTCCCATTGTTCTTATGATTCTCAACCCATTTGAAGAGATTTGACACGTCAGCAAGCAAAAGTCAGATCTTCCTATCAGACAGGAAATACCATGACTGAGATCGAGATTCACTAAGATTGCAGCATTAAGTCCAGTTTAATTGGGTTTTTGTAATCAGCTTCGTAAAAGCTTAAGTTGTACCAATTCCGTTATTGGCTCTATGTCAGAGTATGTTTTTTACATTGCAATgcaacatgaaaaggacatcgGACATGAGTATAAACACAGCAGTGTCACACAGCTTTTACTGTCCTTTAGCTCAAATTTTGGTTGTCCAGCTTCACATTGAGGGTTGATTCCCTCAGGTTCTCACCAAACTGCCCgcataaaaaaacatttctagCTAACAAGCTTGCACATGATGTTTCTtgaacaacttttttttttatgtttctggaCTTCTTCAAATAGAGATCTAGATTTCAGTAAGACTGCCTGATTAAATTAAGTACGTTTTTGAGCTTATGAGCTAACTACACTGCAGGTTTGCCAGTGAACAGCTAACCATCTGAGCACTAAGTTTGGTGTTGTGACATCGAAGGCTGTGGACCCAGTAGATTCTTGGACGACTGACAGTAAACATGATAGTGTCAAAGTGTCTTTATGAGCATCTGCAATTAACTGCTGTGACAGTAAACCTGTTAGCACAGGTGGGAGGCCAGGTGCTAGTGACAGGTAGGTTACTGAGTTGTGTTGTTTAGTGAGCTTGTTGATTGGCTGCGTTCTTAACGTACACGTACATTGCCTACAAATAGATACAGTGTTCAACATAATGTGATCTATATGTAGACAGACGCATGACTGTGACCTCGGTCGGCACAATTCCACCTTAAACATGAACGCGTTTTTCTGATTTGGTAATTTTAGTGCATCCGCCCACCTCGATGCACCTCGGATGAATCTGGACCTGAGTGTTGGTTTGAAGATTTCCATCAATGAGCAGAAACCAACCGTGGAATTGTGTTTCAGAGGTTTTCCCGTCAGACCGTTGTGACCGACAGCAGAGGGCTAGGACACAGCTGACTGTCACTCTCCACCCGTGTCCCATGagtcagcagctcctccactgtCGTCCAATCATCAAGCAGCTTGCTGTTCCTCAGTCGGTTCTGCTTCATGTGGCTCAGTTCCAGCACCGTCTGAGATGACAGCGAACCCTGAAGCCCCCCGGCCTGCTCCtccccaccccctctcctctctctgagtTGCCGCGACAGTGCCAGGTGGCGTCTCCTTTCGGTCCGGCTCCAGTATCGCCCCGTCCATCGGCcatcctccccttcctcctcgccttctctctcgccctctcctCGCACCTCCTCATCTGTTGTGACCTCACTGCGTTCCCTGGCCAATCGGTAAGCTCGGGCTCTAAGCAGCTGGTTCCTGACGGACTTCTGATTGGACAATCTGGAGCGGGGAGAGGGTGGAGAGTGAGGGTTTCGTTGTGGGGCTCCAAGTGTGCTATAGAGAGGCCCAGAGGAACCTTTAAAGTTGCTAGTGCAGTTCCCGAGAGTTTGACACCCACGCCAGTCTGACACACCACTGGATCCAGATCCAGGACTCTTAGAGAGGGaatcctcctctctgctccggTTTGCACCCTGACTGTTTCTCAGTGCATTCTGATGATTGGTCAGACTGGTTCTGTCTATGCTGAGGTGACTGCTGGGGTGGCAGTTACTGGGATAACTGGCCCTGCTCCTCGGCCCCAGTGTGCTGCTGGCAGTACCTGGTTGGCTGTTCTGGAGTCTGTTTCTCAGAGCATTCGGATCTGGCATGTTGGGGTGACTGGCCCTCCGGCGCCGCTGTCCTTCACTCAAATCTGTTATTGTATGACTCCGCCCTGGAGCCTCCATTATCccacctcctccctgctgctgctccaaccACAGCGCCCTCCGCTGGCAGGGCTCAGTACGACAACCTGCGAACAGAGAGAAGTGATCAGGTTCTGAGTATTACATTGAATTGCTAAATACACAAATCTCCACTGAGCCATTACAGCAAGACCTCATTGCCGCCAGTGCCGTAAAAACATGTTGGACCACCTCACAGCATTTCATTGCCTGaatgtagctgctgctgctagctCATCATATGCCTGCCTGGAAACAGGACGATGCATCTGGCCACAAAGACCTCGGTGAGGTGAGTCTCAGCAGTTATACAGCAGTTTAAAGATTTGTAGAGCTTTACAAACCAGCAGAAGGTGAAGGTGGGGAGTGGTGGCGAGGTAAGGTGGgactcctctcagctctgtggaagTGAACTGTTGTGGTTGTGCTGTTGCCCACAGTGCAGCGGGATGCCTGTGGTCCTCCAGAATGAGTCACCGGAGTTGTCTCTGGGATGGACTCCAAATCCCAGCGTCCCCTCTGTTCTCGAGGGGAATGGCCTGAACGGAGGTGGTGAGTTTGTCGATGGGCGTGGTTCCCATGAATTTTATGCAGTCTTCTGTGCTCCCCAGTGCTGACACTGTGGAAGCCGGAGTCGCTGGGTTCAGAGGAGATCAGGGACtcggaggaagaggaagagcctTGGGAGGAAGGGGTGTGACCTGGCAGTGATGACATGgcgtctgtctctgcttctgaGAAGGGCACCCGGTGGTTTGGGCTGTCAGGTCCACATCCCAGCCCGCTGTCGAGCTCACTCAGGGGTAGATATCCAAGAAAGCGGTCAGACCTCCAAGGAGGATGGAAGTCAGactaaagagaaagagagaatttAAATTtcttattcatattttattaagTTCATTATTAGGCATGTCCATAGCCTGCACTGAATCAGGAATCACATTTACAAAAGGGGAACGAATTTGAAGAATTTGTCATAGATACCGTTTCACAAAGTCTCTAAAGTTTCTCTTAAACTCAACAACTCAGAAatctctggaggacagagatctgatctTGATGAGGATTAAAAGAATACCTCAAAAATGCCTTGTTTAAACGCAAAGGCAAGATGGGATCTTTATTTATCCAGAAAACGGATCCGGATACAGAGCTCATTCTAttaccaggtgtaaatggggtcagacatgttgctgtgaaatgatgtgaatcatTGAAATGAGCTACCTGTCTGGGGAAGTTCTTAGGCTCCATCTCTTCTGTGTTGTAGCAGCCAACCAGACAGCTCTCTGAGTTAGGCTGGTAGGGCAACATTTCTGGAACCTGGAATAGAAAGAAGATCAGAATGGAAACTGGTGTAAATTGATTAGTGTATAATAGTAATCTGTAAACTGGATTGAATGCACACCAACATAAAGTACAATACAGAGTACAATAGAAGACAACACAATAATCACCTGGTAGTCCAGTCTGTCGAGGTGATCTAAGCTGTAGGAGACACTGGGCAGGTAGTTATTACCCAGGTGCTGGTCATTCGATGATCTGGGCAGGTAGCCATTTGGTTGATAGActtctgatgacatcatcatgtgACTATTGGCAGAGTATAGGTCAGGTGACACCGTCATGTGACCATAGTAAGgcctgtgtggaggaaatgatgATGTTTGAAAAGGGGGTGATGGCAAAGAGACTTTATCAGGCAGACAGTGTTCAGCCTTCATGTGGGTCTGTTTATTGATCAGATGTTATGAATAAAGATGGTAAATCCATGAGATGGAAATTCCTCCATGAATATTTATTGTCGTCATCCACATGTTTAATCACAGCATGTGttgcactgacagctgtcacagcagaacaagctgcCACCCATGAATATTAATAAGACTTGATGCAACATCATGCTGACCTTGCGAACTGAACTTGCTCCCAAACACTCAAGTAAAGAATATGTTCTTCGATTTTAATCGTGGGTAGACAGAAGTAGACGTCTTGTTTTCAGACCTTTCTCTTCTGTACACTTTAGTCCATTCCAgcctttttcattcattccaaaACTCTTCCCCATCTCCCAAACTTGTACCTTGTCTTATACTTTTACCTCAGTCCCAAATTATTTCCCCACTCCATACCTTTTACAGTGGTTCCAAACTTctaatcattcattcattcatcttctttacccgcgcatcccatttcggggttgcggggggctggagcctatcccagctagcaatggtcgccagccgatcacagggcaacatacacagacacacagacagacaactcacacactcacactcacacctacggacaatttagaaaccaatcaacctaatgagcatgtttttggtctgtggaaccagcaaccttcttgctgtgaggcacgcgcactacctgctgcgccaccgtgccgcccaaaCTTCTAATCCCTTTTCAAAAATTATTCTCTTGTCCCAACTTTTTACCAAACTCCTAACCATTTTACACCCAACTACAAACCTTTACTCTGTCCCCACTCTTTGATCATAGTCCTGAACTTTTAGATAATTTCCAGTTTTTGTACGCTGCAAACAATTGTTTACCCAGTCAAGACTTTTGACCTCTTTCCCAGCAGTTTGTTCTACTCCCAATTATGTAACACATTTTTTGGTCATTTACCAATGTAGGAGTCCTTAATCAAAGTCCTAAATTTTGATCTAAGCTGTATCCCAACATCTTGACCCTTTCTCAAACCTTTACTCCAGCCTGAACCAACTTAGTGCATCATTTTCACTCTGTTGATCTACTTATCCTGATCCCATTTGTTTACCTCACCTCTTACTACTTACCCACATTCGTAACACATGAGCCCATTCCCAAAGTTTCACCATCGTTCCAAATTCCTACTTAATTTCACTGGTTTTACTACAGTTACAAGCCTTTACCCAGTTCCCAGTTTTAACCCTGTCCCAACTCTCCCAACTGTTACCGCATTTACGGGCCTTTATCAATTATTTGGCAGTATTAATTTTATACtctttgtatataatgtacgTGAGCcttctgtgtttgattttattttgtgtcttttttattctgtttgttctACTTGTCCTGTTTTtacctctcctttttattctttgttgtAAGGCAAGAGACAGCATGGGATAAATACAGCCATATCTTATTGTATCTTATCTGTTTACTCCAGACCTAATAATCACCTCAGTTAGAAACATTTTTCCACTCTGAAACCCGTTACCACAGTCCTAAGCCCCATTATTGTGTCTCCAACCCTTTCCAAAGCTTCATCCAAATCTGTGGCTTTTAGAATTATGAGTGGTTTTGGCACCACGGTTCTCTATTTGCATGTATTTACTCAAAGCCACTTAATGCTTCACACAAGAAGAATTATAAAATACTCAAACAAATAAGAAAAGCATTGCTAAGAATTCAGATGTTTGTTGCTGTCTCCTCAGTTTCCCCAGAACGACCCCAGTCACATCAGTCTGTCCTTGTCCCAAACTAGTCCGGAACCCTAACCTAAGCTCTGTAGCCTCTAACTTTGTACCACAAGCCTTGCCCTCCCCCACACCGTCTTGTACCCACCCTGTGCTGTAGCCGTCCCCCTGgccttcctccccctccatcaGTCCCATGGCTCTCAGGGCCTCCCAGTGTCTTTCTGTCGGAACGCTGCACTCCATCGCACAACGAGACCGCCGCCTCCTGTGGCCGTGCCCCCTTCTTCCCTCCACCTGCATAGTGATTGGCTGGCCATACTCGTCCACAAAGTGCAGCTCCTCCCGGCGTCGGTGGTGAGAAGGATCGTGAGTCTTGGCCTGACGAGAGGGAACACGACAAGTAAGATTTCTGACTGTACTCACACATCACAAGGAAGTGGAAGTAAGAGGAAAGTTCATTTCTGTGACTTCCCAAAGATGCAGCTTTAAGAAAGTGTCAGAAGCAGGTTGGTTTGAAGATCTTCGATGTGACATATCCTGCTTCTGCTGTGTAACACTCAGGTGTTATCTGTAGTATTGATGAAGGACAGAGGCAACAGAAATACACAGTGGCAAAGTGGGAGTTTAGCCTCCAATACAAGGTCACTTAGTTCTTTGCTTTCTAACTTTTTGGCATGCCCGACTACAATTGTGTTACATAACTGGCCGATGATTCACACTCTCTTTATATAAAAAGACCAAAGATTGAGCCATTATGTGCGAGTTGGACCCAGGAAAGACGAATCTGCAGGTTTCTGTTCCAGCTGAACTGCAGTTGAAGGTGTGCTGATGTCAATTAGGGTTGGAACCACATTCTGCAGAGCCTCAGCCCTCCACGACAAAACTCGAGCAGTATTTTAGAGTAGCACATTTACTTCACTTACTGCGTGTTCAGAGTGGTCTGACCAAAGaccaaaaagaccaaaaacaagaGCTTCTTTGAATATGTAAACGTTTGACTGGGtgtcaggaggtagagcagatcgtccaccaatcagaaggttGAGGGTTCAATCCCCGGCCCCTGcagaggtgtgtatgtgtgaggggtttgttggtttgtttgtgtggtggaaaaacacagctcctttactgaagtactgtacttaagtacaagtttAATGTACCTGTACTTTACTTAAGAATTTCCATTCTGTGCTGCCTGAAAATTCTTCTTCACTACATTGTACTTCTTAATAGCAGCATGTGTAATGTAATTATTCAAGGGTTCAACTAATTTCTTTTTGACTTACTGCTGAAATGACTGCATTAAGTACACAAATAATACACAAAAGATGAGGCACAACCTGTTATCGTAGATAAGATATGTTTGTTAATATATATACTAAATAGAAAAAAGTGTATGAAATAGAGCTGCTTTTGGGCTCACTTAATCATTGTAGAATTTTGGATTGCATGTGGTAGGTTATGATAATAGGTtatgataataaaatataatgttatgtaatattgcacagtAGGAAAAAAGGTGATATTGGCATttatattacatattacataATAACCTTAATTACTGTTTTAATTACCTTAATTATTACCTTAAACTGTTAAGTACTTATGGCAGTAAAATGTCAGGTATTGATTACTATGGATCATCTTCATAAATATACTGAGTGAGGCTCTAAGtttac
This region of Chaetodon auriga isolate fChaAug3 chromosome 10, fChaAug3.hap1, whole genome shotgun sequence genomic DNA includes:
- the LOC143327390 gene encoding uncharacterized protein LOC143327390: MGCRFTRTKAKTHDPSHHRRREELHFVDEYGQPITMQVEGRRGHGHRRRRSRCAMECSVPTERHWEALRAMGLMEGEEGQGDGYSTGPYYGHMTVSPDLYSANSHMMMSSEVYQPNGYLPRSSNDQHLGNNYLPSVSYSLDHLDRLDYQVPEMLPYQPNSESCLVGCYNTEEMEPKNFPRQSDFHPPWRSDRFLGYLPLSELDSGLGCGPDSPNHRVPFSEAETDAMSSLPGHTPSSQGSSSSSESLISSEPSDSGFHSVSTGEHRRLHKIHGNHAHRQTHHLRSGHSPREQRGRWDLESIPETTPVTHSGGPQASRCTVGNSTTTTVHFHRAERSPTLPRHHSPPSPSAGCRTEPCQRRALWLEQQQGGGGIMEAPGRSHTITDLSEGQRRRRASHPNMPDPNALRNRLQNSQPGTASSTLGPRSRASYPSNCHPSSHLSIDRTSLTNHQNALRNSQGANRSREEDSLSKSPGSGSSGVSDWRGCQTLGNCTSNFKGSSGPLYSTLGAPQRNPHSPPSPRSRLSNQKSVRNQLLRARAYRLARERSEVTTDEEVRGEGEREGEEEGEDGRWTGRYWSRTERRRHLALSRQLRERRGGGEEQAGGLQGSLSSQTVLELSHMKQNRLRNSKLLDDWTTVEELLTHGTRVESDSQLCPSPLLSVTTV